A section of the Kribbella voronezhensis genome encodes:
- a CDS encoding family 43 glycosylhydrolase translates to MQLRTRSSLWVATAAFALLGGQLLPPATALGAAAEDVTAGLVLRYDLTQTSGTAVTDSSGNGRDGTLVGGGTWSGSDLALNGRDGYVKLPDNLMSGLNSITVSTDVFVATDQATPFFLWGLGNTASSSSGNGYLFASGSSFRAGITTTNWSAEKVTAKTPAGDLTRGIWKTVTYTQTGTTGTLYEDGVEVGRNTAVSVLPSQIGGGATTNNLLGKSNYAADHTLKGKVRNFRVYNRALDADEVAMISLTDQSKADGAAAALSVVHADDVRGNLTLPTTGEYGASVTWASSAPAVAGGDGVVHRPANGAGDAQVTLTATITVGTATATRQIVLTVRELKAAAPYAGYAFSYFTGNSIAGEKIYFAASRGNTALKWDELNNGRPVLESTKGTLGLRDPFLIRSPEGDRFFLIATDLSIGRNGDWDTAQRQGSRYLEVWESTDLVTWSEQRHVLVSPETAGNTWAPEAYWDQELQSYVVFWASKLYAADDPGHTGSTYNRMLYATTRDFRTFSAPKIWQDRGESRIDSTVIRDNGAYYRFTKDEGGGGTGCSDIIQEKSLSLTAVDLPGNPSWAMQDSCIGRDAGTSAVEGPTVFKANPGDTSGSKYYLFVDEYGGRGYIPLGTDELEAPNWKVPPAYSLPASPRHGTVLPVTQAELDRLRDGLVLPDPVKADANGLVAHYPLNQTSGTTATDVTGHGYDGVVAGDTSWADGALTLGGTNGHVKLPDNLMAGLDAITVSTKVWIDAGQQTPYFIWGLGNTASDVGNGYLFTTGDGYRTSIATGNWSTEQTASAANAVLRGAWKALTYTLTPDGVATIYLDGVQVGQKTGVTIAPGDIGGGRTTANYLGRSVYTSDKYLKGKVRDFRLYNRALSAAEVSDQDADPRAVIGVDLAGLKVPAIIDDASSTVTLPVAPGTDLTTLAPVLKVVSTSTISPTGPVDLSTPKTFTVTAQDGTTRAWTVKAVVMRSPVLPGYNADPNIARFGDTYYLYVTTDGYAGWGGKDFYVWKSKNLVDWQRSEKPILTLDGANGNVPWASGNAWAPTVIERGGKYYFYFSGHNPTYNRKTIGVAMADSPEGPFTAQPTAMILNNEAVTSGQAIDPATFQDPVTGRYYLFWGNGSPVYAELTDDMLAIKPETLKPISGLTGFREGSFVNYRNGTYHLTYSIDDTGSPNYRVGYATAKSVDGPWTYRGVILEKDPAQGILATGHHSIIQVPGTDDWYIAYHRFGMPGGDGQHRETTIDRLYFAADGTIPKVVPTLTSVNPVVPLTPAPKVVKAPAVQGKTVAGYALTGTPGAWNQTGLSFEYQWLRDGKWVPGATTKQYQLSQADVGHRLAVQVTAVRRGAAPATALSAATAVIR, encoded by the coding sequence ATGCAGCTCCGCACGCGCTCGTCACTCTGGGTTGCCACCGCAGCCTTCGCCCTGCTCGGCGGGCAACTCCTGCCGCCCGCGACCGCGCTCGGCGCGGCGGCGGAGGATGTGACTGCCGGCCTAGTACTGCGCTACGACCTCACCCAGACCTCCGGCACCGCCGTGACCGACAGCTCCGGCAACGGTCGCGACGGAACCCTTGTCGGCGGTGGCACCTGGAGTGGCTCGGATCTCGCCCTCAACGGCAGGGACGGCTACGTGAAACTGCCGGACAACCTGATGAGCGGGCTGAACTCGATCACTGTGTCGACGGATGTCTTCGTCGCGACCGATCAGGCCACGCCGTTCTTCCTCTGGGGCCTCGGCAATACCGCGTCGTCGAGTTCCGGCAACGGCTATCTCTTTGCCAGCGGCAGCAGCTTCCGGGCCGGGATCACGACGACCAACTGGTCGGCGGAGAAGGTCACCGCCAAGACACCGGCCGGCGACCTCACGCGCGGTATCTGGAAGACGGTGACCTATACCCAGACCGGGACCACCGGCACGCTGTACGAGGACGGCGTCGAGGTCGGCCGGAACACCGCGGTCAGCGTGCTGCCGAGTCAGATCGGCGGAGGCGCGACCACGAACAACCTGCTGGGCAAGTCGAACTACGCCGCCGATCACACCCTGAAGGGCAAGGTCCGCAACTTCCGTGTCTACAACCGCGCGCTCGACGCCGACGAGGTCGCGATGATCTCCCTGACCGACCAGTCGAAGGCCGACGGCGCAGCCGCAGCACTCTCCGTCGTCCACGCCGATGACGTTCGCGGCAATCTGACGCTGCCGACGACCGGCGAGTACGGCGCCTCGGTCACCTGGGCCTCCTCGGCTCCCGCCGTGGCCGGTGGCGATGGTGTCGTCCACCGGCCGGCGAACGGAGCCGGTGACGCGCAGGTCACGCTGACGGCGACAATCACAGTCGGAACGGCCACCGCCACGCGGCAGATCGTCCTCACGGTCCGCGAGCTGAAAGCGGCCGCACCGTACGCCGGGTACGCGTTCAGCTATTTCACCGGCAACTCCATCGCGGGGGAGAAGATCTACTTCGCCGCCAGCCGCGGCAACACCGCGCTCAAGTGGGACGAACTGAACAACGGCCGGCCCGTGCTCGAGTCCACCAAAGGCACTCTCGGTCTGCGCGATCCTTTCTTGATCCGCTCGCCCGAGGGCGACCGGTTCTTCCTGATCGCGACCGACCTGTCCATCGGCCGCAACGGTGACTGGGATACCGCGCAGCGCCAGGGCAGCCGCTATCTGGAGGTCTGGGAGTCCACCGACCTGGTGACCTGGTCGGAGCAGCGACACGTCCTGGTCTCACCCGAGACGGCCGGCAACACCTGGGCGCCGGAGGCCTACTGGGATCAGGAACTCCAGTCGTACGTCGTCTTCTGGGCGTCGAAGCTGTACGCCGCGGACGATCCCGGGCACACGGGTTCGACGTACAACCGGATGCTCTACGCAACGACCCGCGACTTCCGGACCTTCAGCGCACCGAAGATCTGGCAGGACCGCGGCGAGTCCCGCATCGACTCGACGGTGATCAGGGACAACGGCGCGTACTACCGGTTCACCAAGGACGAGGGTGGTGGCGGCACCGGCTGCTCGGACATCATCCAGGAGAAGTCGCTGTCGCTGACCGCCGTCGACCTGCCCGGCAACCCGTCGTGGGCCATGCAGGACTCGTGCATCGGCCGGGACGCGGGGACGTCGGCGGTCGAAGGGCCGACCGTCTTCAAGGCCAACCCGGGCGACACCTCGGGCTCCAAGTACTACCTGTTCGTGGACGAGTACGGCGGCCGCGGGTACATCCCGCTCGGCACCGACGAGCTGGAGGCGCCGAACTGGAAGGTGCCACCGGCGTACTCGCTGCCGGCCAGCCCACGCCACGGCACCGTGCTTCCGGTGACGCAAGCCGAACTCGACCGGCTGCGCGACGGCCTGGTGCTCCCCGACCCGGTGAAGGCCGACGCGAACGGCCTGGTCGCGCACTACCCGTTGAACCAGACCAGCGGCACCACGGCGACTGACGTGACCGGCCACGGGTACGACGGTGTGGTCGCGGGGGACACGTCCTGGGCCGACGGCGCGCTCACGCTCGGCGGTACCAACGGTCACGTGAAGCTGCCCGACAACCTGATGGCCGGTCTCGACGCGATCACCGTCTCGACCAAGGTCTGGATCGACGCCGGCCAGCAGACGCCGTACTTCATCTGGGGACTGGGCAACACCGCGAGCGATGTCGGCAACGGCTATCTCTTCACGACCGGGGACGGCTACCGTACGTCGATTGCCACCGGCAACTGGTCGACCGAGCAGACCGCGTCGGCGGCGAACGCCGTACTGCGTGGTGCCTGGAAGGCGCTCACCTACACGCTCACCCCTGACGGCGTCGCCACGATCTATCTCGACGGTGTCCAGGTCGGGCAGAAGACCGGTGTCACCATCGCTCCCGGCGACATCGGCGGCGGCCGGACGACGGCCAACTACCTCGGGCGCTCGGTCTACACCTCGGACAAGTATCTCAAGGGCAAGGTGCGCGACTTCCGCCTCTACAACCGGGCCTTGTCGGCCGCTGAGGTCAGCGACCAGGACGCGGATCCGCGCGCCGTCATCGGTGTCGACCTGGCTGGTCTGAAGGTGCCGGCGATCATCGACGACGCCTCGTCGACCGTCACGCTACCTGTTGCCCCCGGCACCGATCTCACCACCCTGGCGCCGGTCCTGAAGGTGGTGTCCACCTCGACGATCTCGCCGACCGGTCCGGTCGACCTGTCGACGCCGAAGACCTTCACCGTGACAGCCCAGGACGGAACCACGCGGGCCTGGACGGTCAAGGCCGTCGTGATGCGCTCACCGGTGTTGCCCGGCTACAACGCGGACCCGAACATCGCCCGCTTCGGCGACACCTACTACCTCTACGTGACGACCGACGGGTACGCTGGCTGGGGCGGCAAGGACTTCTACGTCTGGAAGTCGAAGAACCTGGTGGACTGGCAGCGGTCGGAGAAACCGATCCTGACTCTCGACGGCGCGAACGGGAACGTGCCGTGGGCGAGCGGCAACGCGTGGGCGCCGACCGTCATCGAGCGCGGCGGCAAGTACTACTTCTACTTCTCCGGGCACAACCCGACGTACAACCGCAAGACGATCGGCGTCGCGATGGCCGACAGTCCGGAGGGCCCGTTCACCGCGCAGCCGACGGCGATGATCCTCAACAACGAAGCGGTCACCTCCGGTCAGGCGATCGACCCGGCCACGTTCCAGGATCCGGTGACCGGGCGGTACTACCTCTTCTGGGGCAACGGATCGCCGGTGTACGCCGAGCTGACCGACGACATGCTGGCCATCAAGCCGGAGACCCTGAAGCCGATCAGCGGCCTGACCGGTTTCCGCGAGGGGTCTTTCGTCAACTACCGCAACGGGACGTACCACCTGACGTACTCGATCGACGACACCGGTTCGCCGAACTACCGAGTGGGCTACGCCACGGCCAAGAGCGTCGACGGACCGTGGACCTACCGCGGCGTCATCCTGGAGAAGGATCCTGCCCAAGGCATCCTCGCGACCGGGCACCACTCGATCATCCAGGTCCCGGGCACGGACGACTGGTACATCGCCTATCACCGCTTCGGGATGCCGGGCGGCGACGGTCAGCATCGCGAGACCACGATCGACCGGCTCTACTTCGCCGCCGATGGAACGATCCCGAAGGTGGTGCCGACGCTCACCAGTGTGAATCCTGTGGTCCCGCTGACGCCGGCGCCGAAGGTGGTGAAGGCGCCCGCAGTACAAGGCAAAACGGTCGCCGGGTATGCCCTCACGGGCACACCCGGCGCGTGGAACCAGACCGGTCTGTCCTTCGAGTACCAGTGGCTCCGGGACGGCAAGTGGGTGCCGGGGGCAACCACCAAGCAGTACCAGCTCAGCCAGGCCGACGTCGGTCACCGGCTCGCAGTCCAGGTGACCGCCGTACGCCGGGGTGCCGCGCCCGCGACTGCTCTCTCGGCAGCCACTGCCGTGATCCGTTAG
- a CDS encoding LacI family DNA-binding transcriptional regulator yields the protein MRTPSADSPGSPARRATITDVARAAGVSIAVVSYAFNGRPGVSAATRERVLRIAAEYRWRPSAAARSMHTGPRAVGLVVSSDGGGTHATSFFDFVTATQNVLADHDYALLLQVVDSTEAAVATYQKWWAERRADVMIVTDVLTSDPRVEALRQLRVPAVVLGPPEVARGLTSVALDEAEAFARVANYLVGLGHREVAAVTASATLHRTKLRTDVLARALADVRGTVTHVETNAGAEEAAAATRRLLTGPRPPSFIVYDSDQMATAALDVARRLELEVPWDVSILAAGDSALCRLATPSITALPLPLPALGTAVGETVLALLDGGAAADRVVSFGGIAVRGSTGPRAR from the coding sequence GTGCGCACACCGTCCGCTGACAGTCCCGGGTCGCCCGCGCGCCGTGCCACGATCACCGATGTCGCGCGGGCGGCGGGTGTCTCGATCGCCGTTGTGTCGTACGCGTTCAACGGACGGCCGGGGGTTTCGGCGGCGACCCGCGAACGGGTGTTGCGCATCGCCGCGGAGTACCGCTGGCGGCCGAGTGCGGCGGCGCGTTCGATGCACACCGGGCCGCGCGCGGTCGGGCTGGTCGTCAGCAGCGACGGCGGCGGGACGCATGCCACCTCGTTCTTCGACTTCGTCACCGCCACCCAGAATGTCCTTGCCGATCACGACTATGCGCTGCTGTTGCAAGTCGTGGACTCCACCGAGGCGGCCGTCGCGACGTACCAGAAGTGGTGGGCCGAGCGCCGGGCCGACGTGATGATCGTGACCGACGTACTGACGTCGGATCCCCGGGTCGAAGCGCTGCGGCAGTTACGCGTCCCGGCCGTCGTACTCGGGCCGCCCGAGGTGGCGCGCGGACTGACGTCGGTCGCGCTCGACGAGGCGGAAGCGTTCGCCCGGGTCGCGAATTACCTTGTGGGGTTGGGACATCGCGAGGTCGCCGCGGTGACGGCCTCGGCCACCCTGCATCGCACCAAGCTGCGGACGGACGTCTTGGCGCGGGCCCTGGCGGACGTTCGTGGAACGGTGACGCACGTCGAGACGAACGCCGGCGCCGAGGAGGCGGCCGCGGCGACCCGGCGGCTGCTCACCGGCCCGCGGCCGCCGTCCTTCATCGTGTACGACTCGGACCAGATGGCGACCGCGGCGCTCGATGTGGCCCGGCGGCTCGAGCTCGAAGTCCCTTGGGACGTGTCGATTCTCGCCGCCGGTGACTCGGCGCTCTGCCGACTCGCCACCCCGTCGATCACCGCGCTGCCGCTCCCGCTCCCGGCGTTGGGCACCGCTGTCGGTGAAACCGTGCTGGCTTTGCTCGACGGGGGAGCGGCAGCCGATCGCGTCGTCTCCTTCGGTGGCATCGCGGTCCGCGGCAGCACCGGGCCGCGCGCCCGCTGA
- a CDS encoding glycoside hydrolase family 6 protein, protein MSKIPKRLLAASTAVATALVALPLIAPSASAAEAHVDNPYAGATQYVNPTWAATVEGAATRASDPALAAKMRQVETQPTAVWMDRISAITGNADGNGLRFHLDRALLQKQSGTPLVVNLVIYDLPGRDCYALASNGELPATAAGLARYKSEYIDAIASILADSKYAGLRIAATIEPDSLPNLITNSSQPECQTAAPFYRDGVKYALDKLHAIPNVYNYIDAAHSGWLGWDSNAGPAAKLFADVARTTQAGFASIDGFVTNTANTTPLEEPYLPNSSLTLNGNPIRSAKFYEWNFDFDEIDWTAHLYNLLIAEGFPASTGMLIDTSRNGWGGAARPTATSTSTDLNTYVDQSRVDRRNHRGAWCNPLGAGIGERPRSTPSGYPGSHLDAFVWIKPPGESDGASTDIPNDEGKRFDRMCDPTFVSPKLGNQLTGASPGAPLAGRWFESQFNELVRNAYPAIGGGSSSDQTAPSVPTGLRTTTVGDTSVALAWTASTDNVGVAGYDIYRGTTLAGSSATTSFTATGLTASTAYSFTVRAKDAAGNVSAASTTLAVTTTTGSTTPPGACRVNYSANTWNTGFTGTVKLTNTGSAPLANWRLVFDFANGQTLQQGWNATWSQSGTTVTAAPVVGSWNATIAPGASVDIGFNAAHTGTNNAPTAFAVNGQSCSIG, encoded by the coding sequence GTGTCCAAAATCCCCAAGCGGCTGTTGGCCGCAAGCACGGCAGTGGCCACCGCCCTCGTCGCCCTGCCGCTCATCGCCCCGAGTGCCAGTGCGGCCGAGGCGCATGTCGACAACCCGTACGCCGGCGCCACGCAGTACGTGAACCCGACCTGGGCCGCTACCGTCGAAGGCGCCGCCACGCGTGCCTCCGACCCGGCGCTCGCGGCCAAGATGCGCCAGGTCGAGACGCAGCCGACCGCGGTCTGGATGGACCGGATCAGCGCCATCACCGGTAACGCCGACGGCAACGGACTGCGCTTCCACCTGGACCGGGCCCTGCTGCAGAAGCAATCCGGTACGCCGCTCGTCGTCAACCTCGTCATCTACGACCTGCCCGGCCGCGACTGCTACGCGCTCGCCTCGAACGGCGAACTGCCCGCGACCGCCGCCGGACTGGCCCGCTACAAGAGCGAGTACATCGACGCGATCGCGAGCATTCTGGCGGACTCGAAGTACGCCGGCCTGCGGATCGCGGCGACGATCGAGCCCGACTCGCTACCGAACCTGATCACGAACAGTTCGCAGCCCGAATGCCAGACGGCCGCGCCGTTCTACCGCGACGGCGTCAAGTACGCCCTCGACAAGCTGCACGCGATTCCGAACGTCTACAACTACATCGACGCGGCCCACTCGGGCTGGCTGGGCTGGGACAGCAACGCCGGTCCCGCGGCCAAGCTGTTCGCCGATGTCGCCCGGACGACACAAGCCGGCTTCGCGTCGATCGACGGCTTCGTCACCAACACGGCGAACACCACGCCGCTGGAGGAGCCGTACCTGCCCAACTCGTCGCTGACCCTGAACGGCAACCCGATCCGGTCGGCCAAGTTCTACGAGTGGAACTTCGACTTCGACGAGATCGACTGGACCGCGCATCTGTACAACCTGTTGATCGCGGAGGGCTTCCCGGCCAGTACCGGCATGCTGATCGACACCTCCCGCAACGGCTGGGGTGGTGCCGCGCGGCCGACGGCCACGTCGACCAGCACGGACCTCAACACCTATGTCGACCAGTCGCGGGTGGACCGGCGCAACCACCGGGGCGCCTGGTGCAACCCGCTCGGCGCCGGGATCGGCGAACGCCCGCGGTCGACGCCGTCCGGCTATCCCGGCTCGCACCTGGACGCCTTCGTCTGGATCAAGCCGCCGGGTGAGTCCGACGGTGCGTCGACCGACATCCCGAACGACGAGGGCAAGCGGTTCGACCGGATGTGCGACCCGACCTTCGTCTCGCCCAAGCTCGGCAACCAGCTCACCGGCGCCTCGCCGGGCGCCCCGCTGGCCGGCCGCTGGTTCGAGTCGCAGTTCAACGAACTGGTCCGCAACGCCTACCCGGCCATCGGTGGCGGCAGTTCGTCGGACCAGACCGCACCTTCCGTCCCGACCGGCCTGCGGACGACGACGGTCGGCGACACGTCCGTCGCGCTCGCCTGGACCGCCTCGACCGACAACGTCGGCGTGGCGGGGTACGACATCTATCGCGGCACCACCCTGGCGGGCAGTTCGGCCACGACGAGCTTCACCGCGACCGGGCTCACCGCGAGTACGGCGTACTCGTTCACCGTCCGGGCGAAAGATGCCGCAGGCAACGTTTCTGCCGCGTCGACCACGCTGGCCGTCACCACGACGACCGGGTCGACGACCCCGCCGGGCGCCTGCCGGGTGAACTACTCCGCGAACACCTGGAACACGGGCTTCACCGGAACGGTCAAGCTGACCAACACCGGGTCGGCGCCGCTGGCCAACTGGCGGCTGGTGTTCGACTTCGCCAACGGCCAGACCCTGCAGCAGGGCTGGAACGCCACCTGGAGCCAGTCCGGTACGACGGTCACCGCGGCCCCCGTCGTCGGGTCGTGGAACGCGACGATCGCGCCGGGTGCTTCGGTCGACATCGGGTTCAACGCTGCGCACACGGGCACCAACAACGCTCCGACGGCCTTCGCGGTCAACGGGCAGTCCTGCTCGATCGGCTGA
- a CDS encoding carbohydrate ABC transporter permease, with protein MSDSVARRAVYTAIGVLILAMMLFPVYWMVNASLQPSGNTLTAGFLPLDPTFAGYRRALSEQGHNLVTSVIIATGTVVLCLLISAPCAYALSQFRSRWVSIGLLAILVSQMIPGIVIANALYTAYEKIGLLNSIPGLILANCSSGIPFAILILRSFMLSLPASLVEAARVDGAGLVRAFVAIVLPISKNSLITAGLFTFLFSWSDFLFALTLTTKGGVRPVTLGIYQYLGTQVQNWNAVMATAVLSAIPAIVLLIAAQKYIAAGALGGAVK; from the coding sequence ATGTCCGATTCCGTTGCCCGTCGTGCCGTCTACACGGCGATCGGCGTGCTGATCCTGGCCATGATGCTGTTCCCGGTCTACTGGATGGTGAACGCCTCGCTGCAGCCGTCCGGGAACACCCTCACCGCGGGCTTCCTGCCGCTCGACCCGACGTTCGCCGGCTACCGGCGGGCACTCAGCGAGCAAGGGCACAACCTGGTCACCAGCGTGATCATCGCGACCGGCACGGTCGTGCTGTGCCTGCTGATCTCCGCGCCGTGCGCGTATGCGCTGTCGCAGTTCCGGTCCCGCTGGGTGAGCATCGGGCTGCTGGCGATCCTGGTCTCGCAGATGATCCCGGGCATCGTGATCGCCAACGCGCTCTACACGGCGTACGAGAAGATCGGGTTGCTGAACTCGATTCCCGGGCTGATCCTGGCCAACTGCAGCAGCGGCATCCCGTTCGCGATCCTGATCCTGCGATCGTTCATGCTGTCGCTGCCGGCGTCGCTGGTAGAGGCGGCGCGGGTGGACGGCGCCGGACTGGTCCGGGCGTTCGTCGCGATCGTGCTGCCGATCAGCAAGAACTCGCTCATCACCGCGGGACTCTTCACCTTCCTGTTCTCCTGGAGTGACTTCCTCTTCGCCCTCACGCTGACCACCAAGGGTGGCGTGCGGCCCGTCACGCTGGGGATCTACCAGTACCTCGGCACCCAGGTCCAGAACTGGAACGCGGTGATGGCGACCGCTGTGCTGTCGGCGATCCCGGCCATCGTGCTGCTGATCGCCGCCCAGAAATACATCGCCGCCGGCGCCCTCGGTGGCGCCGTCAAATGA
- a CDS encoding Gfo/Idh/MocA family protein, protein MPEPLRLLQVGAGGMGRAWLGAIAANPDVVLVGLIDLDVPLARAAADEHGYGEVPVAASLAELAPQTGAEAVIDVTVPGAHPTVSVDALLRGLPVLCEKPLAETVREGLAMVAASEVSGKLLMVSQSRRYFRAGSAFGRQLAELGRIGSLFCEFFKAPHFGGFRERMAEPLLVDMAIHQFDLARKLIGSEPVSVYCESYNPDWSWFDGNAAASAIFRFADGTRFSYTGSWCAPGLETSWNGRWRASAAGGTASWDGDGVPVAELASGQALAADVGDEPEEINGSLVEFVAAVRESAIPQTEAHSNVVSIAMVEAAVRSATLGTPVAIADVISAAHAEAVAGVQDPTLNAALRAWPDVLKVVGLTN, encoded by the coding sequence ATGCCTGAACCGCTGCGCCTGCTCCAGGTCGGTGCCGGCGGCATGGGCCGCGCCTGGCTGGGCGCGATCGCGGCGAACCCGGACGTGGTCCTGGTCGGGCTGATCGACCTCGACGTACCGCTGGCGCGGGCGGCCGCCGACGAGCACGGGTACGGCGAGGTACCGGTGGCCGCGTCGCTGGCGGAGTTGGCACCGCAGACGGGTGCCGAGGCAGTCATCGACGTGACCGTGCCGGGTGCGCATCCCACCGTCAGTGTGGATGCGCTGCTGCGGGGATTGCCGGTGCTCTGCGAGAAGCCGTTGGCCGAGACGGTTCGCGAGGGACTGGCGATGGTGGCGGCCTCGGAGGTCAGCGGGAAGCTGCTGATGGTGTCGCAGTCACGTCGCTACTTCCGGGCCGGTTCCGCGTTCGGCCGGCAGCTCGCCGAGCTCGGCCGGATCGGCTCGCTGTTCTGCGAGTTCTTCAAGGCACCGCATTTCGGCGGCTTCCGCGAGCGGATGGCCGAGCCGCTGCTGGTCGACATGGCGATCCACCAGTTCGACCTGGCCCGCAAGCTGATCGGCTCCGAGCCGGTCTCGGTGTACTGCGAGTCGTACAACCCGGACTGGAGCTGGTTCGACGGCAACGCGGCGGCGTCGGCGATCTTCCGGTTCGCCGACGGCACCCGCTTCTCCTACACGGGAAGCTGGTGCGCTCCCGGCCTGGAGACCTCGTGGAACGGCCGCTGGCGGGCGAGCGCCGCCGGCGGTACGGCGAGCTGGGACGGCGACGGCGTACCGGTGGCCGAACTCGCGTCGGGGCAGGCACTGGCCGCTGACGTCGGCGACGAACCCGAGGAGATCAACGGGTCGCTGGTCGAGTTCGTGGCCGCGGTCCGGGAGTCGGCGATCCCCCAGACCGAGGCGCACTCCAACGTCGTCAGCATCGCGATGGTGGAAGCGGCCGTGCGGTCCGCAACCCTCGGTACGCCGGTGGCCATCGCCGACGTCATCTCCGCTGCCCATGCCGAGGCCGTGGCCGGCGTCCAGGACCCCACCCTGAACGCTGCCCTGCGAGCATGGCCCGATGTCCTGAAGGTGGTCGGCCTGACCAACTGA
- a CDS encoding carbohydrate ABC transporter permease — MVHAPTLTPTTEESGPQPVRRARLRRRRGEELTKVLFVAPAALAMLALFGYPVVKNLLMSVQDYTLRTFFTGQAPWVGLRNYTTVVKDHLFSQAMVNTALFTIGSIAFQFGIGLALALFFRRRFPLGGVLRSLLLLPWLLPLIVSSATWRSILEQDSGILNRTLMGLGIVNDPVPWLNSPSVALIAVIGVNIWIGIPFNVTLLYSGLAEIPVELYEAGQLDGATGWRGFRYITWPNLRAVASVLLVLGVVYTIKVLDIILGLTGGGPANATQTLATQSYQRSFVDFKFGQGAALSNILIAISLAFAILYLRTTRRAVDE, encoded by the coding sequence ATGGTGCACGCACCGACGCTCACTCCCACCACCGAGGAATCCGGCCCGCAGCCGGTGCGCAGGGCCCGGCTGCGGCGTCGTCGGGGTGAGGAGCTGACCAAGGTCCTGTTCGTCGCCCCGGCGGCGCTGGCGATGCTCGCGCTGTTCGGCTACCCGGTGGTGAAGAACCTGCTGATGAGCGTGCAGGACTACACCCTGCGGACCTTCTTCACCGGGCAGGCCCCCTGGGTCGGGCTGCGGAACTACACGACCGTCGTGAAGGACCACCTGTTCTCGCAGGCGATGGTGAACACCGCGCTGTTCACCATCGGGTCCATCGCCTTCCAGTTCGGCATCGGGCTGGCGCTGGCCCTGTTCTTCCGGCGGCGGTTCCCGCTCGGTGGCGTGCTGCGGTCGCTGCTCCTGCTGCCGTGGCTGCTGCCGCTGATCGTGTCCAGTGCGACCTGGCGGTCGATCCTCGAACAGGACAGCGGCATCCTGAACCGCACGCTGATGGGGCTGGGGATCGTCAACGATCCGGTGCCGTGGCTCAACTCGCCGTCGGTTGCGCTGATCGCGGTGATCGGCGTGAACATCTGGATCGGCATCCCGTTCAACGTCACCCTGCTGTACTCCGGCCTGGCCGAGATCCCGGTGGAGTTGTACGAGGCCGGGCAACTGGACGGGGCCACCGGCTGGCGCGGGTTCCGCTACATCACCTGGCCGAACCTGCGCGCGGTGGCGAGTGTGCTGCTCGTGCTCGGGGTGGTCTACACGATCAAGGTGCTGGACATCATCCTCGGCCTGACCGGTGGTGGACCGGCCAATGCCACCCAGACGCTGGCGACGCAGTCGTACCAACGGTCGTTCGTCGACTTCAAGTTCGGCCAGGGCGCGGCGCTGAGCAACATCCTGATCGCGATCTCGCTGGCGTTCGCGATCCTCTACCTGCGCACGACCCGGCGCGCGGTGGACGAATGA
- a CDS encoding ThuA domain-containing protein: protein MTIRVLVWGENRHEQVEPHVAEIYPDGMHATIAAGISDNLGADASVSTTTLDEPEHGLTEEVLARTDVLVWWGHAAHGEVDDAVVDRVYQHVLSGMGLVVLHSGHWSKIFGKLMGTSCTLRWRSEQDRELVWTVDPTHPIAQGVPHPIVIEQQEMYGEFFDIPVPDELVFVSSFSGGEVFRSGCTFRRGHGRIFYFSPGDQDYPVYHHKDIRKVIANGVAWANSDRPERALPTLLRYETGDFFNGHGYNGPIEEPADA, encoded by the coding sequence ATGACGATTCGGGTACTCGTATGGGGCGAGAACCGGCACGAGCAGGTCGAGCCGCACGTCGCCGAGATCTACCCCGACGGTATGCACGCGACCATCGCCGCCGGGATCAGCGACAACCTCGGCGCCGATGCGTCGGTCAGTACGACGACGCTCGACGAACCCGAGCACGGCCTGACCGAGGAGGTGCTGGCCAGGACCGACGTACTGGTCTGGTGGGGCCACGCCGCGCACGGCGAGGTCGACGACGCGGTCGTCGACCGGGTCTACCAGCACGTGCTGTCCGGGATGGGCCTGGTCGTGCTGCACTCCGGCCACTGGTCGAAGATCTTCGGCAAGCTGATGGGCACCAGTTGCACGCTGCGCTGGCGCAGTGAGCAGGACCGTGAGCTGGTCTGGACGGTCGATCCCACCCACCCGATCGCGCAGGGCGTGCCGCACCCGATCGTGATCGAGCAGCAGGAGATGTACGGCGAGTTCTTCGACATCCCGGTGCCGGACGAACTCGTCTTCGTCTCCTCGTTCAGCGGCGGCGAGGTGTTCCGCTCCGGCTGCACCTTCCGGCGCGGCCACGGCCGGATCTTCTACTTCTCCCCCGGCGATCAGGACTACCCGGTCTACCACCACAAGGACATCCGCAAGGTGATCGCCAACGGGGTCGCCTGGGCCAACAGCGACCGGCCCGAGCGGGCGCTGCCGACCCTGCTGCGATACGAGACCGGCGACTTCTTCAACGGCCACGGCTACAACGGCCCGATCGAGGAGCCTGCCGATGCCTGA